The Helicobacter ganmani nucleotide sequence AAGTAAAATTCTAATGGCAAAAACCACTTTTGCGATGTATGAAGTTTATGCCAAAGCCGTAGGGGCAGAAGTTATTCGCACAGCAAGTCATCAACACAATTTAAAGGAATTTTTGGAATCCTATCAGCAACACAAACCAGAAATAATTTTTTTGTGTATCCCTAACAATCCTTTAGGGGAATGTTTGGATTCAAAAGAAACTTTTGATTTCTTAAAACAAGTAGATGAAAATTGTCTCATTGTGATTGACGGAGCTTATCAAGAATACGCAAAAGCAAAAGATTCTACTAAGGCTATTAATCCAAAAACACTTATTGAAATATTTCCTAACGCAATTTATCTAGGCACATTTTCAAAAGCCTATGGATTGGGCGGTATGCGTATAGGCTATGGAATCGCACAACAAGAGATTATCCAAGCTCTTCTGAAACTTCGCCCACCTTTTAATCTCACCACTTTATCTCTAGCAGCAGCACTTGAAGCATTAAAAGACCAAGAACATATCCAAAAAAGCCTCCAAAATAACCTAATGCAAATGCCTAGTTTTGAGGGTTTTGCCAAAGAAAAAGGTTTCTTATACACTCCAAGTTATACCAACTTTATTACCTATTATTTTGAATCTCCGCTAGATTCTACACAAATTGCAGATTATTTATTACAAAGAGGTATGATTATTAGAAATCTCGCTTCTTATGGTCTCAATGCAATTCGTATTACATTAGGAACACACGAACAAAACAAGAAATTTTTTACATTATTTGAACAATACTTAGATGAAAGATAGGATTAAGCATTGGACTTAAAAGCATTATTTGAACAGATTAGAAATCTCTACAAAAAACTTAATAAAAAACAAAAAATCGTTATTCTAGCAACTATTGTTGCTGTAGTTGGCTTTATTGCTGCTCTTGTTGTTTGGAATTCTACCAATAAAGCGGGAGTATTATATCCGGGATATGCGGTATTGTTTGAAGGTGTAAGCCCAGAAGATGGCGCACTGATTGTCCAACAACTCCAGCAAGACAGAATCCCTTACAAAATCCCAAAAGACAATACGATTCTAATTCCTCAAGAGTTTGTTTATGAACAGAGAATGAAATTAGCAAGCAATGGAATCCCAAAAAGTAGCAAAATTGGATTTGAAATTTTTGATACCAAAGATTTTGGAGCAACAGATTTTGACCAACGCATTAAATATTT carries:
- the hisC gene encoding histidinol-phosphate transaminase, whose product is MTFNTTLDSIKTYEAGKPIELVVREFGIPENEIVKLASNENPLGASPKAIEAIIQNACNAHLYPDDSMFALKKALSQFYKVQSNEIIIGSGSDQIIEFCIHAKANQKSKILMAKTTFAMYEVYAKAVGAEVIRTASHQHNLKEFLESYQQHKPEIIFLCIPNNPLGECLDSKETFDFLKQVDENCLIVIDGAYQEYAKAKDSTKAINPKTLIEIFPNAIYLGTFSKAYGLGGMRIGYGIAQQEIIQALLKLRPPFNLTTLSLAAALEALKDQEHIQKSLQNNLMQMPSFEGFAKEKGFLYTPSYTNFITYYFESPLDSTQIADYLLQRGMIIRNLASYGLNAIRITLGTHEQNKKFFTLFEQYLDER